Proteins encoded within one genomic window of Neodiprion fabricii isolate iyNeoFabr1 chromosome 6, iyNeoFabr1.1, whole genome shotgun sequence:
- the LOC124185753 gene encoding zinc finger protein 512B-like isoform X4: MKFTWVLCLTLTATLVAGVERHEKHSRKGVKKHGKRGVFELGYGLPQQSGPASVYGPPAAEPAPIYENPAPILQPAPSPPQPAGHPVPVHFQPLPVPRPVGHPLPIAAPVGLPAIPNFPAPAPVVAHPVPQPVPVGVPIIQTVTKHVGVPVPVHVDRPVAVPVAVPVPRPYPVHVEKIVHVEKPVHYPVHVDRPVAVPFAVPVLKPYPVEKYVHVDRPYPVHVAVPVHIPKPYPVPVAIHTKHWKPVAQYGW, translated from the exons ATGAAGTTTACTTGg GTGTTGTGCCTGACCTTGACAGCGACCTTGGTCGCCGGGGTGGAAAGACATGAGAAACACAGTCGGaagggggtgaaaaaacaCGGAAAACGAGGTGTTTTCGAACTGGGATATGGACTTCCGCAGCAAAGTGGTCCAGCGTCAGTTTATGGTCCACCTGCCGCAGAGCCTGCGCCAATTTACGAAAATCCGGCACCTATCCTTCAGCCGGCTCCATCCCCGCCTCAACCCGCGGGACATCCGGTTCCGGTGCATTTTCAACCCTTGCCGGTACCTCGTCCCGTTG GTCACCCGCTTCCCATAGCAGCTCCAGTGGGACTTCCGGCGATTCCAAATTTTCCGGCTCCTGCACCGGTAGTCGCGCATCCGGTTCCTCAGCCGGTTCCCGTCGGTGTCCCGATTATCCAAACAGTGACGAAACACGTCGGTGTTCCGGTTCCCGTGCACGTCGACAGGCCAGTCGCAGTTCCCGTCGCCGTTCCTGTTCCCAGGCCGTATCCCGTCCACGTCGAGAAGATTGTCCACGTTGAGAAGCCGGTGCATTATCCTGTCCACGTCGACAGACCGGTAGCCGTTCCATTCGCTGTTCCCGTCCTGAAACCCTATCCGGTCGAGAAATACGTCCACGTTGACAGGCCGTATCCGGTCCACGTTGCAGTTCCGGTTCATATACCGAAACCGTATCCTGTTCCCGTTGCGATTCACACGAAGCATTGGAAACCGGTTGCACAATACGGCTGGTAG
- the LOC124185753 gene encoding zinc finger protein 512B-like isoform X3, with protein MDIHFMAGYRMVLCLTLTATLVAGVERHEKHSRKGVKKHGKRGVFELGYGLPQQSGPASVYGPPAAEPAPIYENPAPILQPAPSPPQPAGHPVPVHFQPLPVPRPVGHPLPIAAPVGLPAIPNFPAPAPVVAHPVPQPVPVGVPIIQTVTKHVGVPVPVHVDRPVAVPVAVPVPRPYPVHVEKIVHVEKPVHYPVHVDRPVAVPFAVPVLKPYPVEKYVHVDRPYPVHVAVPVHIPKPYPVPVAIHTKHWKPVAQYGW; from the exons GTGTTGTGCCTGACCTTGACAGCGACCTTGGTCGCCGGGGTGGAAAGACATGAGAAACACAGTCGGaagggggtgaaaaaacaCGGAAAACGAGGTGTTTTCGAACTGGGATATGGACTTCCGCAGCAAAGTGGTCCAGCGTCAGTTTATGGTCCACCTGCCGCAGAGCCTGCGCCAATTTACGAAAATCCGGCACCTATCCTTCAGCCGGCTCCATCCCCGCCTCAACCCGCGGGACATCCGGTTCCGGTGCATTTTCAACCCTTGCCGGTACCTCGTCCCGTTG GTCACCCGCTTCCCATAGCAGCTCCAGTGGGACTTCCGGCGATTCCAAATTTTCCGGCTCCTGCACCGGTAGTCGCGCATCCGGTTCCTCAGCCGGTTCCCGTCGGTGTCCCGATTATCCAAACAGTGACGAAACACGTCGGTGTTCCGGTTCCCGTGCACGTCGACAGGCCAGTCGCAGTTCCCGTCGCCGTTCCTGTTCCCAGGCCGTATCCCGTCCACGTCGAGAAGATTGTCCACGTTGAGAAGCCGGTGCATTATCCTGTCCACGTCGACAGACCGGTAGCCGTTCCATTCGCTGTTCCCGTCCTGAAACCCTATCCGGTCGAGAAATACGTCCACGTTGACAGGCCGTATCCGGTCCACGTTGCAGTTCCGGTTCATATACCGAAACCGTATCCTGTTCCCGTTGCGATTCACACGAAGCATTGGAAACCGGTTGCACAATACGGCTGGTAG
- the LOC124185753 gene encoding zinc finger protein 512B-like isoform X2, which translates to MIIIVFNGARRTVLCLTLTATLVAGVERHEKHSRKGVKKHGKRGVFELGYGLPQQSGPASVYGPPAAEPAPIYENPAPILQPAPSPPQPAGHPVPVHFQPLPVPRPVGHPLPIAAPVGLPAIPNFPAPAPVVAHPVPQPVPVGVPIIQTVTKHVGVPVPVHVDRPVAVPVAVPVPRPYPVHVEKIVHVEKPVHYPVHVDRPVAVPFAVPVLKPYPVEKYVHVDRPYPVHVAVPVHIPKPYPVPVAIHTKHWKPVAQYGW; encoded by the exons GTGTTGTGCCTGACCTTGACAGCGACCTTGGTCGCCGGGGTGGAAAGACATGAGAAACACAGTCGGaagggggtgaaaaaacaCGGAAAACGAGGTGTTTTCGAACTGGGATATGGACTTCCGCAGCAAAGTGGTCCAGCGTCAGTTTATGGTCCACCTGCCGCAGAGCCTGCGCCAATTTACGAAAATCCGGCACCTATCCTTCAGCCGGCTCCATCCCCGCCTCAACCCGCGGGACATCCGGTTCCGGTGCATTTTCAACCCTTGCCGGTACCTCGTCCCGTTG GTCACCCGCTTCCCATAGCAGCTCCAGTGGGACTTCCGGCGATTCCAAATTTTCCGGCTCCTGCACCGGTAGTCGCGCATCCGGTTCCTCAGCCGGTTCCCGTCGGTGTCCCGATTATCCAAACAGTGACGAAACACGTCGGTGTTCCGGTTCCCGTGCACGTCGACAGGCCAGTCGCAGTTCCCGTCGCCGTTCCTGTTCCCAGGCCGTATCCCGTCCACGTCGAGAAGATTGTCCACGTTGAGAAGCCGGTGCATTATCCTGTCCACGTCGACAGACCGGTAGCCGTTCCATTCGCTGTTCCCGTCCTGAAACCCTATCCGGTCGAGAAATACGTCCACGTTGACAGGCCGTATCCGGTCCACGTTGCAGTTCCGGTTCATATACCGAAACCGTATCCTGTTCCCGTTGCGATTCACACGAAGCATTGGAAACCGGTTGCACAATACGGCTGGTAG